A part of Diceros bicornis minor isolate mBicDic1 chromosome 10, mDicBic1.mat.cur, whole genome shotgun sequence genomic DNA contains:
- the B3GALT1 gene encoding beta-1,3-galactosyltransferase 1: MASKVSCLYVLTVVCWASALWYLSVTRPTSSYSGSKPFSHLTVARKNFTFGNIRTRPINPHSFEFLINEPNKCEKNIPFLVILISTTHKEFDARQAIRETWGDENNFKGIKIATLFLLGKNADPVLNQMVEQESQIFHDIIVEDFIDSYHNLTLKTLMGMRWVATFCSKAKYVMKTDSDIFVNMDNLIYKLLKPSTKPRRRYFTGYVINGGPIRDVRSKWYMPRDLYPDSNYPPFCSGTGYIFSADVAELIYKTSLHTRLLHLEDVYVGLCLRKLGIHPFQNSGFNHWKMAYSLCRYRRVITVHQISPEEMHRIWNDMSSKKHLRC, from the coding sequence ATGGCTTCAAAGGTCTCCTGTTTATATGTTTTGACAGTTGTGTGCTGGGCCAGCGCACTCTGGTACTTGAGTGTAACGCGTCCTACATCCTCCTACAGTGGCTCCAAGCCATTCAGCCACCTAACAGTTGCCAGGAAAAACTTTACCTTTGGCAACATAAGAACTCGACCTATAAACCcacattcttttgaatttcttataaATGAACCCAACAAATGTgagaaaaatattccttttcttgTTATCCTCATCAGCACCACCCACAAAGAGTTCGATGCCCGCCAGGCAATCCGAGAGACATGGGGGGATGAGAACAACTTTAAAGGGATCAAGATAGCCACTCTCTTCCTCCTGGGCAAGAATGCTGATCCTGTTCTGAATCAGATGGTGGAGCAAGAGAGCCAAATCTTCCATGACATTATCGTGGAGGACTTCATTGACTCCTACCATAACCTTACCCTCAAAACATTAATGGGGATGAGATGGGTGGCCACTTTTTGTTCAAAAGCCAAATATGTCATGAAAACAGACAGTGACATTTTTGTAAACATGGACAACCTTATTTATAAACTACTAAAACCCTCCACCAAGCCAAGAAGAAGGTATTTTACTGGCTACGTCATCAACGGAGGGCCAATCCGGGACGTCCGCAGTAAGTGGTATATGCCCAGGGATTTGTACCCTGACAGTAACTACCCACCATTCTGTTCGGGGACTGGCTATATCTTTTCAGCCGACGTGGCAGAACTCATTTACAAGACCTCACTCCACACAAGGCTGCTTCACCTTGAAGATGTATATGTGGGACTATGTCTTCGAAAACTGGGCATACATCCTTTCCAGAACAGTGGCTTCAATCACTGGAAAATGGCCTACAGTTTGTGTAGGTATCGCCGAGTTATCACCGTGCATCAGATCTCTCCAGAAGAAATGCACAGAATCTGGAATGACATGTCAAGCAAGAAACATCTCAGATGTTAG